From a region of the Pyxidicoccus xibeiensis genome:
- a CDS encoding potassium transporter TrkH has translation MRLRFGDWGVEVDARLLSRTAERCTLAPFESPEAPVHLSVRVGGVPAGEGGPLDPRRPAGPRFALQGDTVLVEPPADALDTELALRVALQLATLRQGGLLLHAGGVAFGTAGVVALGPSGAGKSTFTRLCAGAGAKVLSDEVIALYPDGHVEGSPFCSDLDLPSALPRARLAALLLLEKGDAERLALVPAREALAALAGQVFRPLLGEVTPADVLQRLSALLERTAARKLTFRKDPAVAGFVEEWVHAAAEATLH, from the coding sequence ATGCGGCTGCGGTTTGGAGACTGGGGCGTGGAGGTGGACGCCCGGCTGCTCTCCCGGACTGCTGAGCGCTGCACGCTCGCCCCCTTCGAGTCCCCCGAGGCGCCCGTCCACCTCTCCGTGAGGGTGGGCGGCGTGCCGGCGGGAGAGGGCGGACCGCTGGACCCCCGGCGTCCCGCCGGGCCCCGCTTCGCACTCCAGGGAGACACCGTCCTGGTGGAGCCCCCGGCCGACGCGCTCGACACGGAGCTGGCGCTGCGTGTGGCGCTCCAGCTCGCCACGCTGAGGCAGGGAGGGCTGCTCCTGCATGCGGGAGGCGTGGCCTTCGGCACCGCCGGGGTGGTGGCCCTGGGCCCCAGCGGCGCGGGCAAGTCCACCTTCACTCGGCTGTGCGCGGGCGCGGGCGCGAAGGTGCTCTCCGACGAGGTCATCGCGCTCTATCCAGACGGGCACGTGGAGGGCAGCCCGTTCTGCTCGGACCTGGACCTGCCCTCGGCGCTGCCCCGTGCGCGGCTCGCGGCGTTGCTGCTGCTGGAGAAGGGAGACGCGGAGCGGCTGGCGCTGGTGCCCGCGCGCGAGGCCCTGGCCGCCCTGGCGGGGCAGGTGTTCCGCCCGCTGCTGGGAGAAGTGACTCCGGCGGACGTGCTGCAGCGGCTGTCCGCGCTGCTGGAGCGCACGGCGGCCCGGAAGCTGACGTTCCGCAAGGACCCGGCCGTGGCGGGCTTCGTGGAGGAGTGGGTGCATGCCGCCGCGGAAGCCACCCTCCACTGA
- a CDS encoding DMT family transporter: MNTSTSDTLGGSPSRPARVQRLQADGALALITIFWGVTFVVVKDALGYGDPFSFLTLRFLVGAVVLSALAGRQVLAPQNLRRGAVLGAFLFAGFVMQTVGLTSTTPSRSAFITGMSVVFVPLLSLVLFKRVPKATSLLGVVLAAVGLYFLTRPDVGATGGGLARGDVLTLGCAVAYACHITLTERYAPKEGVMGLVAVQLWSVVLLSAACLPFVTRRVEWTPSFVGAVLVCGVLASAVAISVQTWGQARTSAVRAAVIYSMEPVYAAAYSVALGYEVLGAREWAGGGLILVGVLVSDVGAAAWTWWRSRTA; the protein is encoded by the coding sequence ATGAACACCTCGACTTCCGACACGCTGGGCGGCAGCCCGTCCCGTCCGGCGCGCGTGCAGCGCCTCCAGGCAGACGGCGCGCTGGCGCTCATCACCATCTTCTGGGGCGTCACCTTCGTGGTGGTGAAGGACGCGCTGGGGTACGGCGACCCGTTCTCCTTCCTCACGCTGCGCTTCCTCGTGGGCGCGGTGGTGCTGAGCGCGCTGGCGGGGCGGCAGGTGCTGGCGCCCCAGAACCTGCGGCGCGGCGCGGTGCTCGGCGCGTTCCTGTTCGCGGGCTTCGTCATGCAGACGGTGGGGCTCACCTCCACCACGCCGTCGCGCTCGGCCTTCATCACCGGGATGAGCGTGGTGTTCGTCCCGCTGCTGTCACTGGTGCTCTTCAAGCGGGTGCCGAAGGCCACGTCGCTGCTGGGGGTGGTGCTGGCGGCGGTGGGGCTCTACTTCCTCACGCGGCCGGACGTGGGCGCGACAGGCGGCGGGCTGGCGCGGGGTGACGTGCTGACGCTGGGCTGCGCGGTGGCGTACGCGTGCCACATCACCCTTACGGAGCGCTATGCGCCGAAGGAGGGGGTGATGGGGCTGGTGGCGGTGCAGCTGTGGAGCGTGGTGCTGCTGTCCGCGGCGTGCCTGCCCTTCGTGACGCGGCGGGTGGAGTGGACTCCGTCGTTCGTCGGGGCCGTGCTCGTCTGCGGCGTGCTCGCCAGCGCGGTGGCCATCAGCGTGCAGACGTGGGGACAGGCGCGCACCTCGGCGGTGCGGGCGGCGGTCATCTACTCCATGGAGCCGGTGTACGCCGCGGCGTACTCGGTGGCGCTGGGCTACGAGGTGCTGGGCGCGCGCGAGTGGGCGGGCGGCGGCCTCATCCTCGTGGGCGTGCTGGTGTCGGACGTGGGTGCCGCGGCCTGGACGTGGTGGCGCTCGCGGACGGCGTAG
- a CDS encoding MBL fold metallo-hydrolase, with product MSVELRRNGMHLTGTQLSLDAKRKSPLCFVSHGHSDHIARHERTIATAATLRFMTHRLGPVNAPLAVPYRQPFELGPLVLELLPAGHILGSAQLRAIRADGKRIVYTGDLNVAPSLTAEATEVAECDTLVIESTFGHPRYRFPPRAEVIGQVEAWVRKQLERGAVPVLLGYPLGKSQEAMKQLADRGFSLVAHSSIYEVAQLYAELGVPIENLRLFSGKVEPGEVLFIPPHQARGGALAHLWPRATAVLTGWAVDPGAARRYGADVAFPLSDHADFPSLLSYAKATGANEVITCHGFAEELAQALRDAGVDARPLGGKPQQLTLL from the coding sequence ATGAGTGTGGAGCTCCGCCGAAACGGGATGCACCTGACGGGCACCCAGCTGTCCCTGGATGCGAAGCGCAAGTCGCCGCTTTGCTTCGTCAGTCATGGGCACTCGGACCACATCGCCCGGCATGAGCGCACCATCGCCACGGCGGCCACGCTGCGCTTCATGACGCACCGGCTGGGCCCGGTGAATGCGCCCCTGGCGGTGCCCTACCGGCAGCCCTTCGAGCTGGGCCCGCTGGTGCTGGAGCTGCTGCCGGCCGGGCACATCCTGGGCAGCGCGCAGCTGCGCGCCATCCGCGCGGATGGGAAGCGCATTGTCTACACGGGTGATTTGAACGTGGCGCCGTCCCTCACGGCCGAGGCGACGGAGGTGGCGGAGTGCGACACGCTCGTCATCGAGTCCACCTTCGGCCACCCGCGCTACCGCTTCCCGCCGCGCGCGGAGGTGATAGGGCAGGTGGAGGCGTGGGTGCGAAAGCAGCTCGAGCGGGGCGCGGTGCCCGTGCTGCTCGGCTACCCGCTGGGCAAGAGCCAGGAGGCGATGAAGCAGCTCGCAGACCGGGGCTTTTCGCTGGTGGCGCATTCCTCCATCTACGAAGTCGCGCAGCTCTACGCGGAGCTGGGCGTGCCCATCGAGAACCTGCGCCTCTTCAGCGGCAAGGTGGAGCCGGGCGAGGTGCTCTTCATTCCTCCGCACCAGGCGCGCGGAGGTGCCCTGGCGCACCTGTGGCCCCGCGCCACGGCGGTGCTGACGGGCTGGGCGGTGGACCCGGGGGCGGCGCGGCGCTACGGCGCGGACGTGGCCTTCCCGCTGTCGGACCACGCGGACTTCCCCTCGCTGCTGTCCTACGCGAAGGCGACGGGCGCCAACGAGGTGATTACCTGCCACGGCTTCGCGGAGGAGCTGGCACAGGCGCTGCGCGACGCGGGTGTGGATGCACGGCCGCTCGGGGGCAAGCCGCAGCAGCTCACCCTGCTCTGA
- a CDS encoding GNAT family N-acetyltransferase translates to MPPRKPPSTEVLLDVLESLPPGQRLWVRGAGRSLYPLLRSGDSVRVLRCGPGQLARGDVALMRRGRQLVAHVVVSTRPWRTAALLGSEDPPGGVTLGRVVAVRRGQWVLPLPRPFRPALWVTQQTLALAWARPGTRVVYRRVRDFFFSGWSRPLRRALVGPLEVRLLHVDDLDALLVFAGERLVVSSGFLRRQLRERWGLAEPHRRGAAAGAFDAQGRMHGFAWVDSYRQEALPLDGVWVRSLVVAPQVRRMGVATRLLTCLMDEARRQGEPRVQADIDDDNSASLRTFGGLGFRPAAPELTRRTNQAWDAAGRTKALVVLEKDLTV, encoded by the coding sequence ATGCCGCCGCGGAAGCCACCCTCCACTGAGGTGCTGCTGGACGTGCTGGAGTCGCTGCCTCCCGGGCAGCGGCTGTGGGTGCGTGGCGCGGGGCGGAGCCTGTACCCCCTGCTGCGCAGCGGGGACTCGGTGCGGGTGCTGCGCTGCGGGCCCGGGCAGCTGGCGCGCGGGGACGTGGCGCTGATGCGGCGTGGACGTCAGCTGGTAGCGCACGTGGTGGTGTCCACGCGGCCCTGGCGGACGGCGGCGCTGCTGGGGAGCGAGGACCCGCCGGGCGGCGTGACGCTGGGGCGGGTGGTGGCGGTGCGGCGCGGGCAGTGGGTGCTGCCGCTGCCCCGGCCCTTCCGCCCGGCCCTGTGGGTGACGCAGCAGACGCTGGCCCTGGCGTGGGCCCGGCCCGGGACACGGGTAGTCTACCGACGCGTGCGGGACTTCTTCTTCTCCGGCTGGTCGAGGCCGCTGCGGCGTGCGCTGGTGGGACCGCTGGAGGTCCGCCTGCTGCACGTGGACGACCTGGACGCGCTGCTCGTCTTCGCGGGCGAGCGGCTGGTGGTGTCCTCCGGCTTCCTCCGCCGCCAGCTCCGGGAGCGGTGGGGGCTCGCCGAGCCGCACCGGCGGGGCGCCGCGGCGGGCGCCTTCGACGCGCAGGGGCGGATGCATGGCTTCGCCTGGGTGGACTCCTATCGCCAGGAGGCGCTCCCGCTGGACGGCGTCTGGGTGCGCTCGCTGGTGGTGGCGCCGCAGGTCCGCCGGATGGGCGTGGCCACCCGCCTGCTGACCTGCCTGATGGACGAGGCCCGGCGTCAGGGTGAGCCTCGCGTCCAGGCGGACATCGACGACGACAACAGCGCCTCGCTGCGCACCTTCGGCGGGCTGGGCTTCCGACCCGCCGCTCCGGAGCTCACCCGGCGCACCAACCAGGCCTGGGACGCGGCGGGCCGGACCAAGGCCCTGGTCGTCCTGGAGAAGGACCTGACGGTGTGA